The sequence CAGGCCTAAGAGGAGAAAGAGCAGTAGgaagagtattttttttctttttcttttttaaaatttatgttATTTTGCAGAAGTATCTCTGcactcttctcctcttctttggCCGttgtggtcacacacacacacacacacacacatgctggtgGGTCAGTGTGACCCGCTCAGAGTGGCTGCTGCTGGTCCTCAGTACACCCAGTTCACTGGGACCCACTGGGTTTCACTGCACAGTTTGTCCACAGCGGCCTGTAACGTCTCAAAGGCCTTGTCCAGGTTGTCGTTGACGATGGTCAAGTCGAAGTAGTGGCTGTAAGCTCTCTGGATGCGGGCGCTCTCGTCCACTGTCTTCCTCAGGTCCACATCCTgccaacacagagaggagacaggtgaGCTGTGGACACATGTTCAAGCTGCTGATGTGAGATGCCCCAAACACGTGAGCGATAAAGGAGTCAATGACTGCACAAAGATGCGCACGGGTGTTTCAAACCTCGGGTGACTTACCGTGAGCTGCTTAGTTGTGATGCCTGCGTCCACCACAGCTTTGTGCATGGCCTTGAGTGTATCAAAATCTGGCGCTGCTATGAACACCACGTAAGGCATGAACTCTGCTGTCTtcagcaccttcagagcctggAGAGAAACACGAGAGGTTACattacagccaaaaaaaaagtacttctGTAACATAACAAGAAACTTGCTCTTTGAAATAGTTTTAATTTCCAAACCAAGTCCTCCTGTCTCATCAGTTCATTTATGTCCCCTCCTTATTATCCAAAGACACCTGATATGTATTATATGTATTAAATTCACCCTCAGCACGTCTAAACTAAACCCTGTGTAACACTCACCGTCCTCAATCCATCTCTTACCTGTGGGTTGACATCCAGGATGCAAGTGCGCCCAGTGGCCACCACCTCATGGATGGACTCGATCTTGGTGCCGTACAGGTTGCCGTCATACTCGCCATGCTCCAGGAACCGTCCGGCCTTCACGTCCACCTCCATCTCTGTCCTACTGGTGAAGTGGTAGGAGTTGCCATCCAGCTCCTCGTCACGGGGTCGCCGTGAAGTGTCTAACAGAAAAAACTAAGTTAAATGTCTAATTGGACATATAGCTGAAaaccaacttaaaaaaaaaaactttttgtgcGGGACGTACATGGTATAGTTGTGCCGAAACGGGTGGGGTGGAGGACCATCAGTCGGTTTTTCAGGCTGCGTCGACCCACGCCCTGTGCACCAATCAGAACCAGCGTCTTTCTCTGGAATGGTGGCACTTTTGCCACTTCCTCATAGATCTGCAGCTCATGTCTATCAAACTCTGTTTAAACACAGGCACAATTACACTGTCAGAACATCACAGAAAAAGATAATGAAGACTCAACTAAGAGTCAGCAGCCTGAAGAGCTTCCTGACCTGCATTCTTGGCTGTCAGGtacatcatcttcttcttcttttttccagcTATGGTGCCACAAAGGATCCCTACAAAACAAGAGTGAACATTTATGCacttgtacattttttttttaatatagcaTTTGGCCAAAAGGGGGCAGGCGTGGACCATTTTCTGGAGTGCTGAAACCATCAGCTATCCAGGCATTTTCACCATAAATCAGTTTTCAGCGGTTAGGGCAATAGAGAAGTGACAGAGGTCTGGCAGCAAACCAGTTGACTGACTTTAGGCAATCCATCTTTTCAACATCAGCACTGTTAAAGAGAGAAACTGGAAACTTGAGTTTTAGCTCTAACCAAAGCACAATTTACAGTGTTTATACAAAACACCGCCCatgaaatgtctgcagtgacctACCTGATCCATCAAAGTCTCGAGGGACGAAagctttcctcttctcctccaagAACTGACTGGGTATCAGTCCCGTAGCCCCGCCCACCACATGACATGCCTGACACAGATCATTGACACATCAGTTTACAGTTAAGTCTTGatatcttcctcttcctgtgatCTTTAGTGACAGACATTTCCATTAAGGAAATAAATGGAGGAACGCTCACCTGCCACCAGTTGGGATCTTCTCTGTTGACAATCTGAAGGATGTCGCCTTTCTTGAAGGCCATCCCCGCCTCTCGGCACGGGATCAGGCTGTCATTGGCTGGGTTGTAGTCAAAGTATGGCCTCACATACACCTGTGatgaacacatgcacagattCTTTCTTGTTTCAGTCTTTGCAGGACTTCATTCCTCATTGGCATTTTGCTGTGATCATAGGGAAATCTGTCGCActtgtaatgaaaaaaaaatgtgcttatgGTGGTTGTGGACGAGacgcacagacatacacaaactAGAGAAACAAAGATGCTCCAATCCCAGCATGCTGTCTCACACACGGACACAGTAACAGCGGCTCATTCACACCCATTACGTCCCACGTCCCACACTGCACCCGACACAGCTGCTCACGCTGCGCCAACAGCGGAGACTTTTGCCAGGAAGGGTAAGTGCTCTGGCCAAAGTATTAGATTAAACAAGCAGCCAGAGGAAGCAATAAAACAAGCCAGTAAAGTATACTGTGCAGCGCGCCCTGAGCCACAGAGCAGGATGTGATTTTGCATTATGTCTCATTCAGTTTTACTGCTGTTCATTCAATTTAAGCCTTACAAGCATTTCCTTGTCTATTTGTTCGGGATGCACGGTATCTTCAGGATTTTTCTACTCAGGAGCCATGAGTGGTCGAGACATTTGTGGTGCACGAATGAGGggaaaaataactaaaaatatCATAAATTACTGTACTTTCCATGTGAGAGAGCATGAGATTACAGGAAGCGTGTGTTTGGAGTGTGCGCAAGAGACAGAAACGGCTAGTGTGACCTAGATAGCATGTGGAGTGTTATTAATAGGGCTCCAAGGGTTCACATTCCTGCGCGGGGGATTGTGGGAAGGCCGTAGGACAGATCACCAGTCCTGTACCACTGCCCAACATCTGCCACTCATTATGTaagtgtgcatgcttgtgtttaCACGACCACCTCATCTGAAATGTGTGCGTACCTGCGGAGGTGCAGGAGCGTCTCTGTAGCTCGGGAGTATTTTCAGTGTGATCCCTCCAC is a genomic window of Toxotes jaculatrix isolate fToxJac2 chromosome 13, fToxJac2.pri, whole genome shotgun sequence containing:
- the pals2b gene encoding MAGUK p55 subfamily member 6b isoform X3 — its product is MQQVLDNLGELPTSTGAKDIDLLFLRGIMESPIVRSLAKAHEQLEEVKLEAVQDNNVELVTEILGDINNLRVKDDSAAELSRILQEPHFQSLLEAHDMVASKCYEVPPPAETTNDAAVNSALMQADAVRMIGIRKKAGEPLGVTFRVEKDDLVIARILHGGMIDRQGLLHVGDIIKEVNGKDVGNNPTELQEMLKDCSGGITLKILPSYRDAPAPPQVYVRPYFDYNPANDSLIPCREAGMAFKKGDILQIVNREDPNWWQACHVVGGATGLIPSQFLEEKRKAFVPRDFDGSGILCGTIAGKKKKKMMYLTAKNAEFDRHELQIYEEVAKVPPFQRKTLVLIGAQGVGRRSLKNRLMVLHPTRFGTTIPYTSRRPRDEELDGNSYHFTSRTEMEVDVKAGRFLEHGEYDGNLYGTKIESIHEVVATGRTCILDVNPQALKVLKTAEFMPYVVFIAAPDFDTLKAMHKAVVDAGITTKQLTDVDLRKTVDESARIQRAYSHYFDLTIVNDNLDKAFETLQAAVDKLCSETQWVPVNWVY
- the pals2b gene encoding MAGUK p55 subfamily member 6b isoform X4 — translated: MQQVLDNLGELPTSTGAKDIDLLFLRGIMESPIAHEQLEEVKLEAVQDNNVELVTEILGDINNLRVKDDSAAELSRILQEPHFQSLLEAHDMVASKCYEVPPPAETTNDAAVNSALMQADAVRMIGIRKKAGEPLGVTFRVEKDDLVIARILHGGMIDRQGLLHVGDIIKEVNGKDVGNNPTELQEMLKDCSGGITLKILPSYRDAPAPPQVYVRPYFDYNPANDSLIPCREAGMAFKKGDILQIVNREDPNWWQACHVVGGATGLIPSQFLEEKRKAFVPRDFDGSGILCGTIAGKKKKKMMYLTAKNAEFDRHELQIYEEVAKVPPFQRKTLVLIGAQGVGRRSLKNRLMVLHPTRFGTTIPYTSRRPRDEELDGNSYHFTSRTEMEVDVKAGRFLEHGEYDGNLYGTKIESIHEVVATGRTCILDVNPQALKVLKTAEFMPYVVFIAAPDFDTLKAMHKAVVDAGITTKQLTDVDLRKTVDESARIQRAYSHYFDLTIVNDNLDKAFETLQAAVDKLCSETQWVPVNWVY
- the pals2b gene encoding MAGUK p55 subfamily member 6b isoform X1, with protein sequence MVTAMEDSCPNGAREEEEEEVTPLGQPGAEGPPTVRSTQGADTPGAMQQVLDNLGELPTSTGAKDIDLLFLRGIMESPIVRSLAKAHEQLEEVKLEAVQDNNVELVTEILGDINNLRVKDDSAAELSRILQEPHFQSLLEAHDMVASKCYEVPPPAETTNDAAVNSALMQADAVRMIGIRKKAGEPLGVTFRVEKDDLVIARILHGGMIDRQGLLHVGDIIKEVNGKDVGNNPTELQEMLKDCSGGITLKILPSYRDAPAPPQVYVRPYFDYNPANDSLIPCREAGMAFKKGDILQIVNREDPNWWQACHVVGGATGLIPSQFLEEKRKAFVPRDFDGSGILCGTIAGKKKKKMMYLTAKNAEFDRHELQIYEEVAKVPPFQRKTLVLIGAQGVGRRSLKNRLMVLHPTRFGTTIPYTSRRPRDEELDGNSYHFTSRTEMEVDVKAGRFLEHGEYDGNLYGTKIESIHEVVATGRTCILDVNPQALKVLKTAEFMPYVVFIAAPDFDTLKAMHKAVVDAGITTKQLTDVDLRKTVDESARIQRAYSHYFDLTIVNDNLDKAFETLQAAVDKLCSETQWVPVNWVY
- the pals2b gene encoding MAGUK p55 subfamily member 6b isoform X2, which produces MVTAMEDSCPNGAREEEEEEVTPLGQPGAEGPPTVRSTQGADTPGAMQQVLDNLGELPTSTGAKDIDLLFLRGIMESPIAHEQLEEVKLEAVQDNNVELVTEILGDINNLRVKDDSAAELSRILQEPHFQSLLEAHDMVASKCYEVPPPAETTNDAAVNSALMQADAVRMIGIRKKAGEPLGVTFRVEKDDLVIARILHGGMIDRQGLLHVGDIIKEVNGKDVGNNPTELQEMLKDCSGGITLKILPSYRDAPAPPQVYVRPYFDYNPANDSLIPCREAGMAFKKGDILQIVNREDPNWWQACHVVGGATGLIPSQFLEEKRKAFVPRDFDGSGILCGTIAGKKKKKMMYLTAKNAEFDRHELQIYEEVAKVPPFQRKTLVLIGAQGVGRRSLKNRLMVLHPTRFGTTIPYTSRRPRDEELDGNSYHFTSRTEMEVDVKAGRFLEHGEYDGNLYGTKIESIHEVVATGRTCILDVNPQALKVLKTAEFMPYVVFIAAPDFDTLKAMHKAVVDAGITTKQLTDVDLRKTVDESARIQRAYSHYFDLTIVNDNLDKAFETLQAAVDKLCSETQWVPVNWVY